DNA sequence from the Malus sylvestris chromosome 10, drMalSylv7.2, whole genome shotgun sequence genome:
gcacataatcaagaatccccttcgtctgatgtactgcagtaccaaacttcactctagtttgaTTTCCtaagacacaatgctcgcagcaatcaagcttacaagtcgtggtACCCTTTAAAAGACCTTTTTTTCACAAGCCattgtagagctttctcaccagcatggcctaatctcatatgccacagtctagtagtatctgaatcagatgtgcccatattttctgaGACTACAGACGTTTCACCTGTCACGGTGCTTCCTTGCAATAGATACAAATGACCACATCGATGAGCTTTTATCACAACAAGTGCActataagtaactttcaatgtttGCCCATCTAAAGtgcccaaagaaataagatttttcttcaaattcggtacataccgaacacctgtcaactctttaaccattcCATCATGCAACTTTAAACGAACTataccaatcccttttgttgtgcaaggattgtcatctcccatgaacacaacaccaccatcaaactctttcaagcttgaaaaccaatccttgtgaggagtcatatgatgagtacaacctgtatccaacacccacttagtagcacaatcaaatgatgaggagtggttaaagcaaaataaaaaaaaatctgtttcaacctcagcaacattggcttcagaactttcttttcctttggtcttcaacttaggtcaatctttcttccaatggctcttattatgacaaaaggcacattcatcattttccaaggtttttcttcctttagagtttcctctaggtcaaaagtgtgattttttcctactaAAAGAGGACCTCCTCTCagatgatctacctctaacaaataaagcttcagaggtactattatgatttttatctctatgcctcattttATAATTCATCAAGGAATTTGACACAtgttcaaatttcacagtttctttaccatgcataatagtggtaacaaaatgccCATAAGAGTCCGGtaaggaattcaacaatattaaggccttatcttcatccttaatatcctcatctaaatttaacaagtcggcaatcaatttattaaaaacatcaaggtgtctaatcatttttgtaccttctttgtattggaagtggtagagttttttcttcaagtgaagccggttctctgcacttttcgtcatatacttgtcttccaatttttgccacaacacacttgctactGTCTCtcgcatcacaaaatacttctgagtttttgcaaggcacaaccaaattgaagagcaagcccacaaatttaatttctcccattccggcttcgacatagcttccagcttctctcccaaagcggcaagtagatcttgttgagccaacacatctttgacctcacattgccacatcctgaagttgtttgtgccatcaaattTTTCCACTtcaaactttgcattttgcaccgtagttcttgcaaacccggagctgcttccaaaaggattctcatcttgcccgtctgacatctttggcaactagatagtacccaagagcaaccagtgctctgataccaattgttgtgctatgacagcaccaaacccgttggaaccaactcaaactaacccacatgaaatatatcaaatggaatgcaagaacaaaatataaaagacaccaagattttaacgaggttcctaaacagtcagtgtaactggagtatgtcctcggagcagtaggagttcatccaataatccactatcaaccaaatgggagtttacaaagtgttggcaagctcacaacccaaaaccccaatacacccaataactctcactcaccaaaaaaacaaatagagagggaaatttagtgaataatttcctctctatataaagctcaaagctaatacacaaatacaactttgattgagtgagtaccaacaaagaaagaaaatcacctttctttcttctcttcaaaatgGGGCTGCAGCACCTCTGTTTTTGCTCTCTATTTTCTGCTACGTTTTTCTACTCTATGGCTACCTTACAACCCTTAATCAAAAGCAGCAATTGCTTCTCATTAAAACCCTCTACTTTTTTGCTCACTTTAACAAAAGGGCAGCAGCTACCCTAATTCATAACCTGGCCATTCCCGTGGCTTTTCACATGGgccgaagaaaaaaaaaaactttagacaATGTGTATTTTTTCCTCCCCAAAACAAGAAAGGGACACAATGATGTTGtccacattttcttttcttttatttaatcaaAAGTTGACCACTTACCACTAATTCAACACTTTAAACCAAtatctcttcttctcttcttttatTTCTCATAAGAAAAATGATGATGTATGCATCCCTGCATTGCGTACGCACACGGATGATGTTTCTAAAcctttttaggtttaattatcaTACTTTACTATCCTTATTCTTTGGAATGATGGAAAGCTGACTCAATTTTCCTCAAACCAAAGCTTTATTCAAGCCAAGTTGACTAAGGTAGATGTTCCTCACTTAGTCTAGGCCGATACCAGTGATCTCGGTGAACTTATTTTTAGCATTTTCTCGCTTATTATGCTCTGAATCTTTTTAGAGTTACTCCTTTCTTTATATTTTCCGTCTATTTACTTTCAAGTCATGTAGCTCGGCTCATCGGTCTAGATTTTACTTTTGTAAGCATTTGTAATCTCAACTTCATCATGAAATGATGACATTCAGTTTCtcgttttagtttttatttccCATTCACTTACTTTTTTAGGCAAATACATGTAAATTCACATTAAATTTTAAGTCCTCATTTGCTTGAGACACGAAAAAACTTAATTGAATCAGTGTCTCACTCGGTGCAAAATCACGCAACCCTTACACACACTCAAACACAATCTTTGTATGTTGACAACCTTCAATAGTGGcacacttattttcttttttctttcaagtcATCCCATGATACTGAGACCGAAAACAACTCACAAGAAATACGTGTTCAATCCAGTTCATACTCTATCTAAGTTTTGACACCAATATGATCAAAGTGATTAATTGATGAGAGTGTCTCATcaccaaattaataaaaaagaacTGAACTTTAGGAACACTGTGGACCGTTTTTAGCAAGAAATTATATCAATCAACTATATCATTAGTTTCTCTACTACGTACTTATCTGTCTTTAATTAAAGTGTTATAACACTTTTGTCATGGCATCTCCTGGATCCTAGCAAACCCACGAATCTTGCCTCTAAACAATAGATTTGGCAGTTGCATGTCTAAAGATGTCTTCAGTTAAATCCAGTGGCCAATATTttatagcatatatatatagacacacacacacacacacacacacacacctagtCGAACTAACTAAACTAATTCAAAACTTAATAAAGATTATTACATGGGGGTTCCTTCTTAACATTCTGAATGGACTTGGACAAACTAATGAAGAAAATTAATGTTCATTAGAGTGCTTTGGCTCTTTAAACCCTTTACGAGTGTCCAGATTCTATGCTGATATATGTAACTAGTAATTCCTCTttgtaaataaaataagaattttatatgtgtttatgaacttttattatcaaattgtgATTTGCAGACGAGTTAAAAACACAATGTTAGCACAAAAATTAAGTACAAACCAGAGGATTTAATGCATTATTTGATGGTTATATGAGAACATAGCAAAAACAACTAATTAGGAATGGGTTGCTCTaagaattggaaaaaaaaaattagggaaaaTTTAGAAACTAGCTATTGTCCGTACTCACAATTCACCTAATGATCTAATTTAATTAGTCAACATTACCAAATTTCCTTCAAACATGGCGTGCCTTAACACTATATACCACTGTACATCTGTAATAATATTGGTAAAGCACTGACCAGTTAGAGGAATGGAAAGTGGTACAAATATTAACACATCTGAAgtggcagatatttgaatgtgTATGCTCAATGTTGGCCGCAATATTTACCAATATTTCAGTATCATGGCAGACAAAGATATAGAGCACTTGAGTGGCTTCCTTAGAAAAGATACAGAACACTTGGAGGTAACGGAAGACTTGACGAAAAACGAGCACAATGGTGTTTAGGATTCGTACGGCCGATTCCACTTAGTGAATAAAACTTGGTTGTTGTAATTATTCCACTATCACATAAATGAAAAAATTCGCATTGAAAATGTCTCTTTTGTTAGGCAAACGTTTATGAAAAGATTCTTCTGTTAGGCAAACGTTTGTGAAGAGTCTAACTGTATATCTTTTCAACTCTTCCAACTCATATTACCTATATAAGTGAGCTCAGAGCTCATACCATTTCACATTTATAGAACAAATAAAGATGGagatcccacacataaaactaCTTCCCCTACTACTTTTCTTCCTTCTAAACTCAGTTTGTACTACAAATTCGAACCCGATTTCGGAAAGCTTTGTCCCATGCTTTTCATCCCGCATAAATTCTACCTCAACAAGCAAAATCATCCTCAACGAAAGCACTGCGGACTATTCCTTAGTCTTAAAATCTTCCATACAGAATCTCCGATTCTTGAACACATCAGCACCGAAACCACAAGCTATCATTACTCCTTCTCAATACTCTCATGTTCAGGCAGCTGTGGTATGTGCCAAGAAAGACGGCATACAAATAAGAACCCGAAGCGGGGGCCATGACTACGAGGGCCTATCTTATGTATCCAAAACTCCTTTCATCATCATTGATCTTTTCAATCTTCGATCTATCGATGTTGACATAGAGAATGAGAGTGCTCGGGTTGAGTCAGGTGCTACTCTCGGAGAGTTGTACTACACAATTTCACAAAAGAGTAAAGTTCATGGATTTCCCGCAGGGACATGCCCAACTATCGGTGTAGGGGGACATATTAGCGGAGGTGGATTTGGTACTATACTCCGAAAATATGGTCTAGCAGCTGACAATGTTATTGATGCTAAGATTGTTGACGTTAATGGCAGGATTCTCGACAGAAAATCCATGGGAGAAGAACTCTTTTGGGCTATTCGAGGAGGGGGAGGCTCAAGCTTTGGAGTCATTCTAGAATGGAAACTTAGGTTGGTTCGTGTTCCTCCATCTGTGAcagttttcaaaatttcacaGACCATAGAACAAGGCGCAACCAAACTAGTTTCGAAATGGCAAAACATTGCAGATAAACTTCATGAAGACATTTTCCTACATTCAGTCGTAGGTGTTGGAAATAAAGCCGGCGCAAATGGTGGCAAAACTATTATAATTGAATTCGGTTCGTTGTTTCTTGGGCCAGTCGAGAAACTTCTCCCTCTGATGCAAGACAATTTTCCGGAGTTACGTTTAGACCGCAGCAACTGCACTGAAATGAGCTGGATTGAGTCTGTTCTATACTTCGCCTACATCTCAATAAACGAGTCGGAAGCTTTGCTCAGGAGAACTCAACAATCTAAGAGCTTCTTCAAAGCAAAATCAGACTATGTGACTGAACCAATTTCGGAAGCTGGCTTGGAAGGTTTATGGCAAACACTGATTGAAGCAGAAGCTTATTTGATATTGACACCTTATGGTGGAAAAATGAGTGAGATTTCAGATTCGGAAACTCCTTTCCCACACAGAATTGGCAACATATTCAAAATCCAGTATATGGTCACTTGGGATGATGGCAAGGAAACTGAGAAACATATTGGCATGATGAGAAGGCTGTATGATTACATGGCACCATATGTTTCAAAGTCCCCAAGAGGTGCCTATTTGAATTATAGGGATCTTGACTTGGGGAGGAACAATGCTTGTAATACAAGCTATGGACAAGCAAGCATTTGGGGCTTAAAGTATTTCAAGAATAATTTTAGGAGACTTGTTCATGTGAAGACCTTAGTTGATCATGCTAACTTCTTTAGGAATGAACAAAGCATCCCTGTGTTCCCATCTAGATGAGTTGGGAACTTGTGATTAGTTTTTATCATACTAATGATAAGtatcaagtgttttttttttgtttttgtttttttttaatagtaaaGGATTAAGCGAGATTAATTTGTCAATGAAAGGTCACAAGGTGCAAACCATATACCCTTAAACTCGAAGAATAAGGGGAAACTTTCTTGTCCCAAGAGTATTTTCAATGTAGAGTTTCAGAATATACTTGTCAAAATGGACCCTAAAAAGGATTTAGGATATCATGTATAGTGGACCACCAAAATGTGCTTTGAATTTCATAGGAGAAAATAGAAATGGGCTTGCTAGGCCCAAAACTACTGCTAGAATGACAGTAATCATTTCAAGGGGTTAGTCTctggtgttatccacacaccatttttttacttttcatacattttttttaatttttgactgtTAGATGAAAAGAATTAAAAAGgatcaaagaacaaaaattaacaaaatgtgtgtgagaggtaaaaaaatTGTGTGTCAATAGCATCACCCTTTAGTTTTTAGACAATCTTGAGCATTGTGTTATCTCTTATGTGTTTGGGTTTGTCTTATAAGTAGTGTGCACAACTTTATCAAACTAAGTGTTAGGCTAAGCCTCATTATATCCACGGAACTTATATGCCTATGCCTATTTGTACACAAATGTTAGACGAATGAAGTCCGAAGGATAATTGTACATGACCGCATCATATTCATAATCATACAATCCACATGTTACAGAAACTATTCCAACAATACATAACCGCATCTATGGGAGAAAGTCTTCCTCCAACCACATAAACAAAAAGACCCCGCTACACTTCAAAATAACTTTGCACTCCAATGTATGAAAGCTTAGATGAGTAACTTTTTCTACACAATATTCTTacttgtggagaagatttgaGCTTAAGTTATACAATGATCTAACTATAATTTGGTTTTAAACTCAACACAATAATTAAAATGTCCTAGTGATTCATACAAATCGAACGTGAGATCATTCACTTACAAATTGAGAAAAATATCACTAATATCGTATTGTTAGAGGAGTataactttaaaacaaaaccatcttctttttctttcttttttttcccaagaaaaaaaaatgatgatgcATTCATCCCTTACATGTCATATACACACCAATGATGTTTCTGAAcctttttaggtttaattatcaTACTTTACTATTCCTTGAATAGAATGcgttatgtttagaacataaataaaaataaagtctGTTATGGCGTCAATTTCTATTTAGTTATACCAAATCGTGCGACTCCGACTCATCAGTTCGAAGTTCAACATAGGATCCCATTTTAGGACTCGGATGATCATCTCACATCAATCCAATCGGTCTGAGGACCCTGTCTGAGGGCTCGTATAGGGTTCTCCTTAG
Encoded proteins:
- the LOC126586248 gene encoding tetrahydroberberine oxidase-like; this translates as MEIPHIKLLPLLLFFLLNSVCTTNSNPISESFVPCFSSRINSTSTSKIILNESTADYSLVLKSSIQNLRFLNTSAPKPQAIITPSQYSHVQAAVVCAKKDGIQIRTRSGGHDYEGLSYVSKTPFIIIDLFNLRSIDVDIENESARVESGATLGELYYTISQKSKVHGFPAGTCPTIGVGGHISGGGFGTILRKYGLAADNVIDAKIVDVNGRILDRKSMGEELFWAIRGGGGSSFGVILEWKLRLVRVPPSVTVFKISQTIEQGATKLVSKWQNIADKLHEDIFLHSVVGVGNKAGANGGKTIIIEFGSLFLGPVEKLLPLMQDNFPELRLDRSNCTEMSWIESVLYFAYISINESEALLRRTQQSKSFFKAKSDYVTEPISEAGLEGLWQTLIEAEAYLILTPYGGKMSEISDSETPFPHRIGNIFKIQYMVTWDDGKETEKHIGMMRRLYDYMAPYVSKSPRGAYLNYRDLDLGRNNACNTSYGQASIWGLKYFKNNFRRLVHVKTLVDHANFFRNEQSIPVFPSR